CAATAATCAATTAAAATGACTACTGTATTTTGTAGTATAAATTCACTtcagataatatttttatttttattaaggatCATCTGTCATATACTAAATTTGATAGTTTTGAAATGTATGTGTGTTAAATTAAGAACAATCACAGGCTTATTTATGATAGTGACTGAAAAACATTAGTTTTTCTAAgattaaaatgtaaacaataaaCACTCTGCAGTTTGAGAGGTTGCAAAAATGAGACAGATATTAAAAGATAGAGGACTGATATTGACAGTAGTGGGATCTACAGAAATGTGCATGAAGATGGAGGATGAAATTACCTGCGATGAGCGACTGGCTGCTGAACTGGCCGTACACTGGTGTGTGATGGGAGAATGAGTTGAAGGCATGAGAGAAATGTGTGGAGCTGCTGCAACTGTTACCCACGGACACCGGCGACGGAGCCGAAATGGAGCCCATATCCAAGAAGGCTGGGTTGCCGATAATGTTGGGGGAGGGGCTGGAGCTGGCCCCCTCGGGTGACATTTCCTGTTTCAGGCAGATGGGAAGGGGCTGGAGGGGGTCTGAGGTGGAAGCCATGCATGCGATGGACAGGTGGAGAGAATGAAATCATGGAATTAACTTAATGTGAAAATGAAATGGATTCGTGGCAGCGGCAAACGGCATATGCAAAGTCATGATAAACAATAGTGCAATTAAACCCTGTGAACTCTTTTTTAAACTTATTCACAATTTTTTGTAAGTTATTTTTAAGAGCACACTGAGTAAACAGTAGCCTTGAACTAAGGTATGGTACTGACAGTGCATCCACAGTTCACAactatatgtaaatgtatatttttctgtGACATCACAAATACAATCATAATTGTGAATAGACTATTTTCCAACTCAATTCAGTATGGACTGTATAATTTGGAAAACAAACTGTATGTTTTGAAGCTGTATAAATGTGTACATATTACCATATAATATGGCATTTCCAGATTCAATATGGGTCATTTCCTCATTAATCACTGATTTATAAGCTTGGAGTTCAAGCCTCTAATAGTCACTATTGGTGATCTTTTGTATAACTCTCTGAGGGCCAGAGTAACTAGCCAAATGTGCTTCATAAAACATGGCAGGGGACGGCAACCCACTTAATCCAGAGACTATCTATCCTATACATTTGTTTGCTCATTCATGTAAAAGGTTATGACAAGCTTTGTGTCTTCAGTAAGTAAGCAGGATGTACTGTCATGTTTGTGGATTAAAAcacagaaagaaaatgaaaggatgAGAGAGTATTGTCATGTTAACATTAATCACCTGCAACCACTGTATATCCCTGGTGTGTTGCCAGGTTTCTGCCAATGGCGGCGCTGGATGTTGCAAGGCTGCTCTTGCCCTCCTCCAGACTACcgttgaggagagagagaggataaagggactggagaaatagaaagagaaataatattataaatatttaataccaTCAATACCCTAGAAAGGAATGGACAACTGAACCTTGCCATAGGCTTCTAATATACATTAGTTGTTAACAGATCATGTGATATTTTCTATATTATACAATGAAATGTATAATTTGTACTCCAGACCTCTCCAACACTAAAAGACAATGAAAGCAATTGAGGCAGTTGAATGAGACTGAAAGCTTCTCTAAAGGTAACTGTAACTAATTATAATATACTCAGCTGTATATACCTGTTCGCTTTTGCCGGATACAGTGGGACTGAATGTGTCAGAGGTGTAGTGGTGCCGCTCGAATCCGCAGTCCAGGTGCTGGGAGGGGAAGTGTTCAGGCCTTAGCTGCTTCCTGGGTCCACCTCCGCTGCCCTGAGAGTCCACGCTGTGCCGACAACTTTCCTGGTCACCTTGGAAATGATACAATAAACAAGACTTAATAAGTTAATGTGATCCtagtttgtgtttgttgttgGTTGCAATGCATTGCAGTGCATAACATTTCATGTTACTAAGAAACATGCAGATGTAGTGCCTGTCAATGgtttagaataaaaatataaaatattttaaaatattttaaataaataaatatgtagacaTGCCAAAATTTATCATAAAATGTTATCTTATGAGTCAGTGTGCTTATGGCTAGGTAATGTGTATTATTGGAGTAAAGTGAGTTGGGGTGAGGTCTGATAATgggtattaataaattaatgggcttattatataaaagtttttttcttgttAAAGGCACACATTGAATCTTTTGCatgttgcatttttttgttacattactgttattgtttatgtaatttatttttttcgttAAAAATAAACCTGATTATCCTAGTTTAATTCATTAGAAActgacaatatgtttttttttacatgaactgtACATTCAGTGGGTTCTGTTTTAAGTCATGGGACAGAGGTTAACTATTATCCAAGCTGGACTATGTAGACATGTAAAGTGTCTGGTTGTGAGTAAGTGACCCAAGGACTCACTATCATCGTGACTTCTCTTTCCTTCTGAGCTGGCCTGTGGAATGCCCAGCAGGCCACTTATGGAGTAGGTGGATCCTAGAGAGTCCGACTGAGGCGACTCGGGAGGCGTGACTGCTGAGCTTGGAACTacgaaagaaaaacaataaaaaagatgttAAATATGCAGGCTGGAAAGATGAAAGAGATAAAAGTGTATGAAAAACAGGGGAATTTCTATGACGAAACAGGAAAAAGTGGAACGTACTTAATGTGTGGCCAGGGCTCAGGCTTTTGCTGTCCAGAGGCACGTTGAATGGCTGCTGTACCTTTGTTCGAATTATCCTGAAATACATATTAACCCATGGAATGGTTGTGTTAAAAAACTGAATTACATACACATGAGTGAGAACATgatcaaaatgtttttatatactaAATTACAAAGCTAGTGATTCCTTACTGTTATGGACTCTGAATTGTTACCTGTTGATGGAGCTGACGCTGGGCACCGTGTCGCTGTCACAGACCCCCTCTGCCAGCAGTCTGTCTCTGATCTCCCAAGCAAACATGGTGGGATTCTGCCGCTTGTACTCTGCTATCTTCTCCACCACTTTCGGGGTGGCCACTTTGGGCTTTGAGCCCCCGATCACTCCGGGCTTTATACTGCCTGTCTCGTAGTATCTGCAGGAGTGAAGATGAGTAAGAGAGAATGGTTAAATCATCACCATTCAACACCAACTTTCAGACATCAACAAAGAGATTAAACCACCAGGAACAGCTAAAGCCGGTCAAAAATAGACCTCAGCCAACGTCATTGTCAGGGAATGTCTACATGGTCTAGAAACCAAAAAATATTGAGCTATACATGTAGATCTGACTTTATGTATaattatgaatatttaaaaaaaataataagttatgCGAAAATATGTGATTTTTTCCTTAGTACTTGTACTTCCTTAGTACT
This genomic interval from Astyanax mexicanus isolate ESR-SI-001 chromosome 1, AstMex3_surface, whole genome shotgun sequence contains the following:
- the pax8 gene encoding paired box protein Pax-8 isoform X6, with translation MFVNGRPLPEVIRQRIVDMAHQGVRPCDISRQLRVSHGCVSKILGRYYETGSIKPGVIGGSKPKVATPKVVEKIAEYKRQNPTMFAWEIRDRLLAEGVCDSDTVPSVSSINRIIRTKVQQPFNVPLDSKSLSPGHTLIPSSAVTPPESPQSDSLGSTYSISGLLGIPQASSEGKRSHDDSDQESCRHSVDSQGSGGGPRKQLRPEHFPSQHLDCGFERHHYTSDTFSPTVSGKSEQSLYPLSLLNGSLEEGKSSLATSSAAIGRNLATHQGYTVVADPLQPLPICLKQEMSPEGASSSPSPNIIGNPAFLDMGSISAPSPVSVGNSCSSSTHFSHAFNSFSHHTPVYGQFSSQSLIAGRDMVSSTLPGYPPHIPSAGQTGYSSSAITGMVAGAEYSGQTYTHSPYTSYSDAWRFTNSSILGSPYYYSSAPRSAPPSTAAYDHL
- the pax8 gene encoding paired box protein Pax-8 isoform X4, translated to MSSTSGRGHGGLNQLGGMFVNGRPLPEVIRQRIVDMAHQGVRPCDISRQLRVSHGCVSKILGRYYETGSIKPGVIGGSKPKVATPKVVEKIAEYKRQNPTMFAWEIRDRLLAEGVCDSDTVPSVSSINRIIRTKVQQPFNVPLDSKSLSPGHTLIPSSAVTPPESPQSDSLGSTYSISGLLGIPQASSEGKRSHDDSDQESCRHSVDSQGSGGGPRKQLRPEHFPSQHLDCGFERHHYTSDTFSPTVSGKSEQSLYPLSLLNGSLEEGKSSLATSSAAIGRNLATHQGYTVVADPLQPLPICLKQEMSPEGASSSPSPNIIGNPAFLDMGSISAPSPVSVGNSCSSSTHFSHAFNSFSHHTPVYGQFSSQSLIAGRDMVSSTLPGYPPHIPSAGQTGYSSSAITGMVAGAEYSGQTYTHSPYTSYSDAWRFTNSSILGSPYYYSSAPRSAPPSTAAYDHL
- the pax8 gene encoding paired box protein Pax-8 isoform X2; translated protein: MSSTSGRGNLQEYRSQSRCCDRLPIMWKTCTELCRPEAVKMLVRSDTSGGMFVNGRPLPEVIRQRIVDMAHQGVRPCDISRQLRVSHGCVSKILGRYYETGSIKPGVIGGSKPKVATPKVVEKIAEYKRQNPTMFAWEIRDRLLAEGVCDSDTVPSVSSINRIIRTKVQQPFNVPLDSKSLSPGHTLIPSSAVTPPESPQSDSLGSTYSISGLLGIPQASSEGKRSHDDSDQESCRHSVDSQGSGGGPRKQLRPEHFPSQHLDCGFERHHYTSDTFSPTVSGKSEQSLYPLSLLNGSLEEGKSSLATSSAAIGRNLATHQGYTVVADPLQPLPICLKQEMSPEGASSSPSPNIIGNPAFLDMGSISAPSPVSVGNSCSSSTHFSHAFNSFSHHTPVYGQFSSQSLIAGRDMVSSTLPGYPPHIPSAGQTGYSSSAITGMVAGAEYSGQTYTHSPYTSYSDAWRFTNSSILGSPYYYSSAPRSAPPSTAAYDHL
- the pax8 gene encoding paired box protein Pax-8 isoform X5, with protein sequence MSSTSGRGGMFVNGRPLPEVIRQRIVDMAHQGVRPCDISRQLRVSHGCVSKILGRYYETGSIKPGVIGGSKPKVATPKVVEKIAEYKRQNPTMFAWEIRDRLLAEGVCDSDTVPSVSSINRIIRTKVQQPFNVPLDSKSLSPGHTLIPSSAVTPPESPQSDSLGSTYSISGLLGIPQASSEGKRSHDDSDQESCRHSVDSQGSGGGPRKQLRPEHFPSQHLDCGFERHHYTSDTFSPTVSGKSEQSLYPLSLLNGSLEEGKSSLATSSAAIGRNLATHQGYTVVADPLQPLPICLKQEMSPEGASSSPSPNIIGNPAFLDMGSISAPSPVSVGNSCSSSTHFSHAFNSFSHHTPVYGQFSSQSLIAGRDMVSSTLPGYPPHIPSAGQTGYSSSAITGMVAGAEYSGQTYTHSPYTSYSDAWRFTNSSILGSPYYYSSAPRSAPPSTAAYDHL
- the pax8 gene encoding paired box protein Pax-8 isoform X1 codes for the protein MSSTSGRGNLQEYRSQSRCCDRLPIMWKTCTELCRPEAVKMLVRSDTSGHGGLNQLGGMFVNGRPLPEVIRQRIVDMAHQGVRPCDISRQLRVSHGCVSKILGRYYETGSIKPGVIGGSKPKVATPKVVEKIAEYKRQNPTMFAWEIRDRLLAEGVCDSDTVPSVSSINRIIRTKVQQPFNVPLDSKSLSPGHTLIPSSAVTPPESPQSDSLGSTYSISGLLGIPQASSEGKRSHDDSDQESCRHSVDSQGSGGGPRKQLRPEHFPSQHLDCGFERHHYTSDTFSPTVSGKSEQSLYPLSLLNGSLEEGKSSLATSSAAIGRNLATHQGYTVVADPLQPLPICLKQEMSPEGASSSPSPNIIGNPAFLDMGSISAPSPVSVGNSCSSSTHFSHAFNSFSHHTPVYGQFSSQSLIAGRDMVSSTLPGYPPHIPSAGQTGYSSSAITGMVAGAEYSGQTYTHSPYTSYSDAWRFTNSSILGSPYYYSSAPRSAPPSTAAYDHL
- the pax8 gene encoding paired box protein Pax-8 isoform X3; the encoded protein is MWKTCTELCRPEAVKMLVRSDTSGHGGLNQLGGMFVNGRPLPEVIRQRIVDMAHQGVRPCDISRQLRVSHGCVSKILGRYYETGSIKPGVIGGSKPKVATPKVVEKIAEYKRQNPTMFAWEIRDRLLAEGVCDSDTVPSVSSINRIIRTKVQQPFNVPLDSKSLSPGHTLIPSSAVTPPESPQSDSLGSTYSISGLLGIPQASSEGKRSHDDSDQESCRHSVDSQGSGGGPRKQLRPEHFPSQHLDCGFERHHYTSDTFSPTVSGKSEQSLYPLSLLNGSLEEGKSSLATSSAAIGRNLATHQGYTVVADPLQPLPICLKQEMSPEGASSSPSPNIIGNPAFLDMGSISAPSPVSVGNSCSSSTHFSHAFNSFSHHTPVYGQFSSQSLIAGRDMVSSTLPGYPPHIPSAGQTGYSSSAITGMVAGAEYSGQTYTHSPYTSYSDAWRFTNSSILGSPYYYSSAPRSAPPSTAAYDHL
- the pax8 gene encoding paired box protein Pax-8 isoform X7 — protein: MSSTSGRGNLQEYRSQSRCCDRLPIMWKTCTELCRPEAVKMLVRSDTSGHGGLNQLGGMFVNGRPLPEVIRQRIVDMAHQGVRPCDISRQLRVSHGCVSKILGRYYETGSIKPGVIGGSKPKVATPKVVEKIAEYKRQNPTMFAWEIRDRLLAEGVCDSDTVPSVSSINRIIRTKVQQPFNVPLDSKSLSPGHTLIPSSAVTPPESPQSDSLGSTYSISGLLGIPQASSEGKRSHDDSDQESCRHSVDSQGSGGGPRKQLRPEHFPSQHLDCGFERHHYTSDTFSPTVSGKSEQSLYPLSLLNGSLEEGKSSLATSSAAIGRNLATHQGYTVVAGRDMVSSTLPGYPPHIPSAGQTGYSSSAITGMVAGAEYSGQTYTHSPYTSYSDAWRFTNSSILGSPYYYSSAPRSAPPSTAAYDHL